One window of the Cryptococcus gattii WM276 chromosome E, complete sequence genome contains the following:
- a CDS encoding Sphingosine N-acyltransferase, putative (Similar to TIGR gene model, INSD accession AAW43814.1~This gene has duplicated and diverged from CGB_E6070C), with protein sequence MCQRHKHLHRRRASSVTVALDQIPLNHSQQSPSPEPEVRPLPGRRRKTERDRYGSKGLWSDIKTGRWLLAPASSFKLSLIAPSLYLIHHLLTTYGIINRSQVPNVFEYFILPSNKLKDGRYGKSWWDFAFLAHYVIFWTFVRQFMTVRALRPMAKALGIKGQKIVRFTEQGYAVFYFGLLGACGLYVMRDLPIWWFKTEHFWLEYPHRKMTFQLKTYYLLQAAYWLQQTIIMIAKIEKPRKDYNELVAHHIVTLWLIGWSYTFYLTYIGVAVFITMDASDLFLGLAKCVNYVSEFYSVPLFAWFTIVWTYMRHYLNIVILYSVWAQFDLIPLPDRTTFDPLNDQWIDWWMKWQIFTPILLLQVLNLIWYYLILRILVRALFLNDRRDERSDNEDEVEGDEVKEE encoded by the exons ATGTGCCAAAGACATAAACATCTTCACCGAAGACGGGCGTCCAGTGTAACCGTGGCTCTGGA CCAAATACCTCTTAACCACAGCCAACAATCTCCTTCGCCTGAACCTGAAGTGAGACCCCTACCAGGTCGTCGACGCAAAACGGAACGTGATCGGTATGGATCGAAAGGACTTTGGAGCGATATCAAAACTGGCCGATGGCTCTTGGCTCCAG CTTCTTCCTTCAAACTTTCACTCATCGCTCCATCTCTTTATCTGATACACCATCTCTTGACCACATACGGTATTATCAACCGCTCACAAGTGCCAAATGTATTTGAATACTTTATCTTGCCTTCCAACAAATTGAAAGATGGGAGGTACGGAAAATCATGGTGGGATTTCGCTTTCCTGGCTCACTACGTCATCTTTTGGACATT CGTGAGGCAGTTTATGACGGTTCGAGCTTTACGTCCAATGGCTAAGGCCTTAGGAATTAAAGGTCAAAAAATTGTACGGTTCACTGAGC AGGGGTATGCCGTCTTCTACTTTGGACTCCTTGGAGCGTGTGGTCTT TATGTCATGCGCGATCTTCCGATTTGGT GGTTTAAGACAGAGCATTTCTGGTTAGAATACCCTCACCGGAAGATGACCTTCCAGCTGAAGACGTATTACCTCCTCCAAGCGGCATATTGGCTCCAGCAGACGATCATTATGATTGCCAAGATTGAAAAGCCGAGAAAGGATTACAATGAGCTTGTGGCACAT CATATTGTTACTCTTTGGCTCATTGGATGGAGCTACACTTTCTAT CTAACCTATATCGGCGTGGCCGTTTTCATCACCATGGACGCGTCGGATCTATTCCTTGGC CTTGCCAAATGCGTCAACTACGTTTCAGAATTCTATTCTGTACCATTGTTCGCGTGGTTCACCATCGTCTGGAC GTATATGAGACACTACCTGAATATTGTCATTCTCTACTCCGTATGGGCCCAATTTGATCTCATTCCCCTCCCAGACCGAACGACATTCGATCCATTAAATGATCAATGGATCGACTGGTGGATGAAGTGGCAGATCTTCACTCCGATCCTTTTGTTACAGGTCCTCAACTTGATCTGGTATTATCTCATCTTGAGGATCCTGGTGAGAGCATTGTTTTTGAATGATAGGAGGGATGAAAGGTCGGAtaatgaagatgaggtTGAAGGGGATGAAGTAAAGGAAGAATGA
- a CDS encoding Ceramide synthase component, putative; Lag1p (Similar to TIGR gene model, INSD accession AAW43879.1~This gene has duplicated and diverged from the preceding gene CGB_E6060C), with protein sequence MPGPAVTPKKPSQRRRSSVTSALNQIPLNHEQASSVQPVEEVKPLTSRPRLKSKGKRDALPAIYSSNGFWDDVKTGRWMLIPSSSFKLMLIPPILYLNHCLLVHYGILGPDTPNIFEHLIFPSNRLPDGRYGKSWWDLAFMANYIIFWSFVRQFMTLKVFRPMAMSLGIKGGKIMRFTEQGYAFFYFGILGSLGVYVMHGLPTWWYKTEHFWLEYPHREMTWELKTYYLMQAAYWLQQTILLAAKIEKPRKDFKELVAHHIVTLWLVGWSYNIYLTYIGVSVFVTMDVSDIFLALAKCVNYVSDFWSVPVFAWFIFVWSYFRHYLNIWILWSVWTQFDLIRPSERSGFDPLNDNWLSWWMKWQIFTPIFLLQLINLFWYFLIWRILVRAVFYRDLKDERSDDEEENEVEEVKEKAE encoded by the exons ATGCCTGGCCCAGCAGTGACACCGAAGAAACCCAGTCAGCGGCGAAGGTCAAGCGTTACCAGCGCTCTCAA CCAAATCCCACTGAATCATGAGCAAGCATCATCTGT TCAACCGGTCGAGGAGGTAAAGCCACTCACTAGTCGCCCTCGACTAAAGAGCAAGGGAAAGAGGGATGCTTTGCCAGCAATCTATAGCTCCAATGGTTTCTGGGATGATGTCAAGACTGGCAGATGGATGTTGATCCCAT CATCGTCATTCAAGCTCATGCTCATCCCTCCTATCCTCTACCTCAATCATTGTCTTCTCGTGCATTATGGCATTCTCGGTCCTGATACCCCCAATATATTTGAACACCTTATCTTCCCTTCAAACCGCTTGCCTGATGGAAGGTACGGCAAGTCATGGTGGGACCTGGCATTCATGGCAAACTACATTATCTTTTGGAGCTT TGTGAGGCAGTTCATGACCCTCAAAGTGTTCAGGCCTATGGCTATGTCTTTGGGTATCAAGGGCGGAAAGATCATGAGGTTCACAGAAC AGGGTTATGCTTTCTTTTACTTCGGTATCCTTGGTTCTCTCGGTGTC TATGTCATGCACGGTTTGCCCACATGGT GGTACAAGACTGAGCACTTTTGGCTCGAGTATCCTCACCGAGAAATGACCTGGGAACTCAAGACTTATTACCTTATGCAAGCTGCCTACTGGCTTCAGCAGACTATCCTTCTTGCAGCCAAAATTGAAAAACCAAGGAAAGATTTCAAGGAGCTCGTCGCTCAC CACATTGTCACCCTCTGGTTGGTTGGATGGAGTTACAACATCTAT CTTACTTACATTGGTGTTTCCGTCTTTGTTACTATGGATGTTTCCGACATCTTCCTTGCC CTGGCAAAATGTGTTAACTATGTTTCTGACTTTTGGTCCGTCCCTGTCTTTGCATGGTTCATCTTTGTCTGGTC CTACTTCCGCCACTACCTCAATATCTGGATTCTCTGGTCCGTCTGGACTCAATTCGACCTTATCCGTCCATCCGAACGTTCCGGATTTGACCCCTTGAACGACAATTGGCTCAGCTGGTGGATGAAATGGCAGATCTTTACCCCCATCTTTTTGCTCCAGCTGATCAACTTGTTCTGGTACTTTTTGATCTGGAGGATTTTGGTGAGGGCTGTATTTTACAGAGACTTGAAGGATGAGAGATCagatgacgaggaggaaaaCGAGGTAGAGGAAGTGAAGGAGAAGGCCGAGTAA
- a CDS encoding NAD(+)-dependent protein deacetylases of the Sir2 family, putative; Hst3p (Similar to TIGR gene model, INSD accession AAW43828.1), which yields MTIHVHLSPTEAGPSSAGVSSFATPAIDAEDTLRQVVTRLRTAKRIVVVSGAGVSTAAAIPDFRSASGLFNGKTKGGHSIKDLFHVRCLAHPTLLAKHHELITSLSSLSTAAPPTPFHTYLSSLDNEGRLLRCYTQNIDGLEEKTGLAVGIPSSKRKSPKAKGKENTPSLLSTPDTPETSSESPEPRVIPLHGLLSTLHCTLCHTILPLPPHLPLPPISIPCPTCELASSIRSALSERSRKSGTLRASVVLYGEEHPEGESIGKSVSRDLKGVDMLLVCGTSLSVPGVKRVVKEMAKSAKSKGKGKGKQGQDVKTVFVNEEPPSKGSEWEGIFDIWVQGDVQKFVENFLQNPDFASTPTRASANKASPSAITKSSTPKRTPSTPKKRKPPTTYLPPTPVSLQKDNSITESCQAYATPTKPQSSNASSYTSRGVPFTPPLTDEIRPIKRAKVERREREVSPTPLRKDEGSLPPSVEVRA from the exons ATGACCATCCATGTTCACCTCTCACCCACTGAGGCTGgtccttcttctgctggtgtttcttcttttgctACTCCTGCCATCGACGCAGAGGACACTCTCCGTCAAGTCGTCACCCGTCTTCGAACAGCAAAGCGTATTGTGGTTGTATCAG GCGCTGGCGTTTCGACAGCTGCTGCTATCCCAGACTTTCGTTCCGCGTCTGGGCTTTTCAATGGAAAGACCAAGGGTGGCCATTCCATCAAGGACCTTTTTCACGTCCGTTGTCTTGCT CACCCGACACTCCTTGCAAAGCACCACGAGCTTATAACTTCTCTTTCGTCTCTTTCCACAGCCGCGCCGCCCACCCCTTTTCACACCTACTTGTCTTCCCTTGACAACGAGGGTCGTCTTCTCCGTTGTTATACCCAGAACATTGACGGACTAGAAGAAAAGACGGGCTTAGCTGTCGGTATCCCGTCAAGCAAGCGGAAATCACCGAAAGCAAAGGGCAAAGAGAATACTCCTTCCCTTTTATCTACACCAGATACGCCGGAAACGTCCTCTGAATCCCCTGAACCTCGCGTTATCCCTCTTCATggtcttctttccacaCTCCATTGTACGCTATGCCACACCAttctccctcttcctcctcatctgCCATTACCACCAATTTCCATCCCATGTCCCACTTGCGAGCTTGCATCTTCCATCCGCTCAGCCCTTTCGGAACGGTCGCGGAAAAGCGGTACACTCCGTGCGAGTGTCGTGCTTTATGGCGAGGAGCATCCAGAGGGGGAATCAATTGGCAAATCTGTTAGCAGGGACTTGAAAGGAGTGGATATGCTCCTTGTTTGTGGCACAAGTCTTAGTGTACCGGGCGTAAAGAGGGTCGTCAAGGAAATGGCGAAATCCGCGAAatcgaaagggaaaggaaaaggaaagcAAGGGCAAGATGTGAAGACGGTGTTCGTGAACGAAGAGCCACCCAGTAAAGGGAGCGAATGGGAGGGGATATTCGATATATGGGTTCAGGGAGACGTGCAAAAATTTGTGGAGAATTTCCTTCAGAACCCAGACTTTGCTTCAACTCCTACCAGGGCCTCAGCAAATAAGGCTTCTCCATCTGCCATTACAAAATCATCCACACCAAAACGGACTCCAAGCACCCCGAAAAAACGAAAACCCCCAACAACCTATCTCCCCCCAACTCCTGTTTCACTCCAAAAAGACAACTCCATTACCGAATCTTGTCAAGCCTATGCTACCCCAACTAAACCACAATCATCAAACGCCTCTTCTTATACTAGTAGAGGCGTGCCTTTCACACCGCCTTTGACGGATGAAATACGCCCGATTAAGAGAGCGAAGGTggagagaagggagagggaagTGTCACCCACGCCTCTAAGGAAGGATGAAGGATCACTACCACCCTCTGTGGAGGTCCGGGCATAA
- a CDS encoding Isoprenoid biosynthesis-related protein, putative (Similar to TIGR gene model, INSD accession AAW43830.1): protein MSSLNPEIDGHSYNRPKSGAETPADVKAVRRARFEKVFDQIAEELLTYVKGEGMPKDAVEWYQKVLYHNTPGGKLNRGMSLVDTVEILKGRELSEEEYTNAAILGWCVELLQAYFLVADDIMDQSVTRRGQPCWYRVPNVGNIAINDAFMLEAAIYYLLKKHFRSQKYYVDLMELFLETTFQTELGQLVDLITAPEDHVDLNKFSLEKHHLIVVYKTAFYSFYLPVALAMHMSGVEDKAAFDLALKILLPLGEYFQVQDDYLDCYGKPEHIGKIGTDILDNKCSWNVNTALAHATPEQRKILDENYGRKDSTCEARIKELFSQAPISIPERFEKYEKESYEKINALIEQVDEEKTGLKKEVFRSFLAKVYKRSK, encoded by the exons ATGTCCTCTCTCAACCCCGAGATCGATGGCCACTCCTACAACCGCCCCAAGTCCGGAGCTGAGACTCCTGCTGACGTTAAGGCTGTGCGAAGGGCTCGTTTCGAAAAAGTCTTTGATCAGATTGCTGAGGAGCTTTTGACGTATGTCAAGGGTGAGGGTATGCCCAAGGATGCTGTGGAGTGGTATCAGAAG GTACTTTACCACAACACCCCCGGTG GCAAGCTTAACCGTGGTATGTCTCTTGTTGACACTGTCGAAATCCTTAAAGGTCGAGAACTATCTGAAGAAGAATACACCAATGCTGCTATCCTTGGTTGGTGTGTGGAGCTC CTCCAAGCATACTTCCTTGTCGCCGATGACATTATGGATCAGAGCGTTACTCGTCGAGGACAGCCTTGTTGGTACCGTGTG CCCAACGTCGGTAACATTGCTATCAACGACGCTTTCATGCTTGAAGCCGCCATCTATTATCTCCTCAAGAAGCACTTCAGGAGCCAAAAGTACTATGTCGACTTGATGGAACTCTTCCTTGAGACTACCTTCCAGACTGAGCTCGGCCAGTTGGTCGATCTCATTACCGCGCCTGAAGACCATGTCGACTTGAACAAGTTCTCTCTTGAGAA GCACCACCTCATTGTCGTTTACAAGACTGCTTTCTACTCTTTCTATCTCCCCGTCGCTCTTGCCATGCACATG TCCGGTGTTGAGGACAAGGCTGCCTTCGACCTCGCCCTCAAaatcctcctcccccttGGCGAGTACTTCCAGGTTCAGGACGACTACCTCGACTGCTACGGCAAGCCCGAGCACATTGGCAAGATTGGTACTGACATCCTC GACAACAAGTGTTCTTGGAACGTCAACACTGCCCTTGCCCACGCTACCCCTGAACAACGTAAGATCCTCGATGAAAACTATGGTCGAAAGGACAGCACCTGCGAAGCCCGCATCAAGGAGCTCTTCTCTCAAGCGCCTATCTCTATTCCTGAGAGATTTGAGAAGTatgagaaggagagttACGAGAAGATCAATGCTCTGATTGAGCAAGTCGATGAGGAGAAGACTGgtttgaagaaggaggtgTTCAGGAGTTTCTTGGCCAAGGTGTACAAGAGGTCAAAGTAG
- a CDS encoding Siderophore-iron transporter, putative (Similar to TIGR gene model, INSD accession AAW43834.1): protein MSAPHRQQGDRVEYDEPNLPRLNQHEFEDNSSEFSEDPKAPEKRGIASASRILSVITKKDIRIAYLALTLLALGMAFAQYTETTFTAYATSAFKSHSELAAAGVVARVFSMITYLILPKVCDNIGRISPWIIISMVIFTVISDAMMAGCKNVQTYIGANVFSGLSGTGYTIALQIYYAETTSIRERALWNVAADSFSAIITLYSGSSIGGHILDSWGTASGWRWGYGMWSIINAVLAIPFIAILFSWHRRVRHSPHVPHLPQHTNIADQLFHEYDLIGSCLLVASVALILIPLTLAKGVASKWTDDNIAMICVGFGLLVLFIAWSTPKRWRPKWLFTPRLPLVPWYTLKNRSLMSMFVINMCDFMSYGAFTTYFQTFLQVAVRTSASKASMIDNTLRIVFQVTALAVGLVMRFWTPACIKLGLGKRLFHTRYPVWIGIPLCALSIGIDINFVQHPRRKSAIASYVIAKAIYGVGRGMFQTSAQITVQASSRRRELAIATGIFYFAASLGGAIGVAIAGAVWLNTLPDALAKNLPAASVNLASKIYGSITVAISYDPNSEIGLAILKSYVHTMEILAIVATCLQIPMLISMFFIEDLQLTEDEQIILAGKRIGLGKKKQEKVDEREGGEEVKTVEKEKPIVKAHKALLMSDDS, encoded by the exons ATGTCAGCTCCTCATCGCCAGCAAGGAGACAGGGTAGAATACGACGAGCCCAACCTTCCTAGGCTCAATCAGCACGAGTTTGAAGACAACTCTTCAGAGTTCAGTGAGGACCCTAAGGCCCCGGAAAAGCGAGGTATCGCCTCTGCAAGCCGCATCCTCTCTGTAATCACCAAAAAGGATATTAGGATTGCTTATCTTGC CCTTACCCTCCTGGCTCTTGGGATGGCTTTCGCGCAATACACGGAGACTACCTTCACAGCCTATGCCACAAGTGCCTTCAAGAGCCACTCTGAGCTTGCTGCTGCCGGTGTTGTTGCCCGGGTCTTCTCTATGATTACCTACCTCATT CTTCCCAAAGTTTGTGATAATATCGGGCGTATCTCTCCTTGGATTATCATTTCCATGGTCATCTTCACT GTTATCAGTGACGCCATGATGGCCGGATGCAAGAATGTCCAGACGTATATTGGCGCGAATGTCTTCAGCGGATTGTCGGGTACTGGTTACACTATTGCCCTTCAAATCTACTATGCCGAGACCACTTCTATCCGTGAACGAGCTTTGTGGAACGTCGCCGCAGATTCTTTCA GCGCCATCATCACTCTTTATAGCGGCTCGAGCATCGGTGGGCATATCTTGGACAGCTGGGGCACAGCCTCTGGTTGGCGATGGGGTTACGGAATGTGGTCTA TCATAAACGCTGTCCTTGCTATTCCCTTCATCGCCATCTTGTTCTCCTGGCACCGACGAGTACGACATAGCCCACATGtccctcatcttccacaGCACACAAATATCGCCGACCAGCTCTTCCACGAATACGACCTCATCGGTTCTTGTCTTCTTGTCGCTAGTGTCGCGTTGATCTTAATTCCTTTGACTCTTGCCAAGGGCGTCGCGTCGAAATGGACTGATGATAATATTGCCATGATCTGTGTAGGTTTCGGtcttcttgtccttttcATCGCTTG GTCTACTCCTAAACGATGGAGACCTAAGTGGCTTTTCActcctcgtcttcctctcGTCCCCTGGTACACCCTCAAAAACCGAAGTCTCATGTCTATGTTTGTTATCAACATGTGTGACTTCATGTCCTACGGTGCCTTTACTACTTATTTCCAAACCTTTTTGCAAGTCGCCGTCCGAACTTCTGCCAGCAAAGCTTCGATGATCGACAACACTCTGCGAATCGTCTTCCAGGTCACCGCACTTGCTGTCGGTCTCGTTATGCGATTCTGGACTCCTGCTTGTATCAAGCTTGGTTTGGGGAAACGACTATTCCACACGAGATATCCTGTATGGATTGGGATCCCTCTCTGCGCCCTTTCTATCGGCATCG ACATCAACTTTGTCCAGCACCCTCGTAGGAAAAGTGCAATTGCCAGTTATGTTATTGCCAAAGCCATTTATGGTGTTGGTCGAGGG ATGTTCCAAACTTCTGCTCAAATCACCGTGCAAGCTTCTTCCAGGAGGCGTGAGCTTGCTATTGCCACCGGTATATTCTACTTTGCTGCCTCCTTGGGTGGTGCTATCGG TGTTGCCATCGCTGGTGCTGTCTGGCTCAACACCTTACCTGATGCTCTTGCCAAGAACCTTCCCGCCGCTTCTGTTAATCTTGCCTCTAAGATAT ATGGCAGCATCACAGTCGCCATTAGTTACGACCCTAACTCCGAGATTGGTTTGGCTATTCTCAAGTCCTATGTGCACACGATGGAGA TCCTTGCCATTGTTGCTACCTGTCTGCAAATCCCTATGCTGATCTCCATGTTCTTCATCGAAGACCTTCAACTTACCGAGGATGAGCAGATTATCCTCGCTGGCAAGCGAATTGGTTtgggcaagaagaagcaagagaaggtggatgagagagaaggaggagaggaggtgaagactgtggaaaaggagaaaCCTATCGTCAAGGCCCATAAAGCTTTGTTGATGAGCGACGATAGCTAG
- a CDS encoding Hypothetical protein (Similar to TIGR gene model, INSD accession AAW43836.1; CNE04540) encodes MSLSRPSNAYDALAPSESFFEREKARLIEEISTNFEELMGNMNTLNRTLEQVYGVGREFTTVASLWGRFNTLIKEQQTELATSADVGVPGTGGANFAASASTPASR; translated from the exons ATGTCCTTATCAAGACCATCAAATGCCTATGATGCACTCGCTCCTTCAGAGTCTTTCTtcgaaagggaaaaagCAAGGCTAATTGAGGAGATCTCCACG AATTTCGAAGAGCTCATGGGCAACATGAATACATTAAATCGAACATTAGAACAAGTTTATGGAGTGGGAAGAGAATTTACAACGGTTGCGTCTTTATGGGGT CGTTTTAACACGTTAATAAAGGAGCAACAG ACAGAGCTCGCGACTTCAGCAGATGTGGGCGTCCCCGGTACAGGAGGTGCAAACTTCGCTGCAAGCGCAAGTACGCCTGCCTCTAGATGA
- a CDS encoding Endoplasmic reticulum mannosyl-oligosaccharide 1,2-alpha-mannosidase (ER alpha-1,2-mannosidase), putative (Similar to TIGR gene model, INSD accession AAW43838.1) yields MSQIRSRAPQGEKGKSQPQKRLDKKDIDRKIEQIQALGVLRMIISGLGLVAVLWFGWKTVTPILEKKTNAPVIPQAKLPGSKFGSIKPSDLPRFNLGTKLEADIEKREAVKEAFEWSWHAYEKHAWGADEYQPLTQTGSNLTSLGGVGYTIVDSIDSLLIMNLIPEYQRARDWVRDHLNFDKDAQFNTFETTIRLLGGLLSAHYLSSTHSSPAIQADAPLYLNLAVDLGERLLGAFASPTGIPWSGINLATRQGIPDKDNQGVASLAEAASLQLELKYLSHLTGDYVFWKKAEKVTEIIRAQAIHDGIAPIFISPANGQFVASEIRLGSRGDSYYEYLLKQWLQTNRQEPVYRDMYDEAMVGIKKHLIGQTHKSNLIFTQELHPARHPRDQSATWQVVPKQDHLVCFLGGSFLLGITEGGKRNVDWENMEEKDREDFLVGQGIIESCMKTHETATGLAPEIAMFVQWSDDRANEEDWYIKPNHNGILIDGRNILRPETVESLFLAYRTTGDEKYRRWGWQIFEAFQKWCRVEDGGYAGIEDVQAMPPKQVDRMETFWLGETLKYLYLLFDDSNHIPLDENIFNTEAHILPVFTPEYISSFALS; encoded by the exons ATGTCGCAAATACGCTCAAGAGCCCCGCAAGGTGAGAAGGGCAAAAGCCAACCCCAGAAGAGGTTGGACAAGAAGGAT ATTGACAGAAAAATTGAGCAAATACAAGCTCTTGGCGTCTTGAGAATGATTATCTCAGGATTGGGACTTGTCGCTGTCTTGTGGTTTGGCTGGAAG ACCGTGACACCCATCTTGGAGAAAAAGACAAACGCTCCAGTGATTCCACAAGCAAAGCTTCCTGGAAGCAAATTTGGCTCTATCAAACCTTCGGATCTTCCTAGATTTAACCTAGGCACCAAACTTGAAGCGGATATTGAAAAGAGGGAGGCAGTCAAGGAAGCTTTTGAG TGGAGTTGGCATGCATATG AGAAGCACGCTTGGGGAGCCGATGAA TACCAACCCTTGACCCAAACAGGATCCAATTTGACCTCTCTCGGTGGTGTTGGGTACACAATCGTGGACTCTATTGATTCTTTGCTCATCATGAACTTGATCCCCGAGTACCAGAGAGCTCGAGACTGGGTCCGCGATCATCTCAACTTTGACAAGGATGCCCAGTTCAACACATTTGAAACCACCATTCGTCTCCTCGGTGGCCTTCTCTCTGCGCACTACCTTAGCTCTACTCATTCTTCCCCTGCCATCCAGGCCGATGCTCCACTTTACCTCAATCTCGCGGTCGACCTCGGTGAACGTCTTCTCGGCGCATTCGCTTCCCCTACCGGCATCCCTTGGTCAGGGATCAACCTTGCTACTCGTCAGGGCATACCTGATAAAGACAACCAAGGTGTTGCCAGTTTGGCTGAAGCTGCTAGCTTGCAACTAGAACTCAAGTATCTTAGTCATTTGACTGGAGACTATGTGTTTTGGAAAAAGGCAGAGAAGGTGACCGAGATCATTCGAGCTCAGGCAATCCATGATGGTATCGCTCCCATCTTCATTTC TCCCGCGAATGGGCAATTTGTGGCTTCCGAGATCCGACTTGGGTCTAGAGGTGATTCTTACTACGAATACTTGCTCAA GCAATGGCTTCAAACT AACCGACAAGAGCCCGTTTACCGCGAT ATGTACGACGAAGCTATGGTCGGTATAAAGAAGCACCTCATTGGGCAGACTCACAAATCCAACCTCATCTTTACCCAGGAACTCCATCCTGCTCGACACCCGCGTGATCAGAGTGCTACTTGGCAAGTTGTTCCCAAGCAAGACCACCTCGTCTGCTTTTTGGGTGGATCATTCCTGCTCGGTATCACAGAAGGCGGAAAGAGGAATGTCGACTGGGAGAATatggaagagaaggacAGGGAGGATTTCCTTGTCGGTCAAGGTATCATTGAGAGTTGTATGAAGACTCATGAGACTGCAAC CGGATTGGCACCTGAAATTGCCATGTTCGTACAGTGGTCCGACGATCGAGCTAATGAGGAGGATTGGTATATCAAACCTAACCA CAACGGCATCCTCATCGATGGGCGCAACATCCTTCGACCAGAGACCGTCGAGTCTCTCTTCCTTGCCTACCGAACTACCGGTGATGAGAAGTATCGCCGATGGGGTTGGCAAATATTTGAGGCTTTTCAGAAGTGGTGTAGGGTGGAAGACGGTGGTTATGCGGGTATTGAGGATGTGCAGGCTATGCCGCCCAAGCAGGTAGACAGAATGGAGACGTTCTGGCTCGGAGAAACGCTGA AGTATCTGTACTTGCTCTTCGATGATTCAAATCACATCCCTCTTGACG AAAACATCTTCAATACCGAG GCCCATATCCTTCCCGTCTTCACGCCAGAGTACATATCTTCTTTCGCCCTTTCATAG
- a CDS encoding Hypothetical Protein (Similar to TIGR gene model, INSD accession AAW43840.1) — MPAPAMSQLENVSAILGEYMLKGWTLTDLHCSECRATPLMREPTAIAERDNRERIQFCALCDGRPEGRVAAPILRPVAEPTPSSATPSQTIKTPESHTYPKEAASEPDPSESISNLLLKGYSLLGENCPNPSCRGIPLVGYPRKVDGSKDGRKMCVSCEGRWVEESNVPADWVRDAPITSTTEAAPSSGSVQAGESPRSRKRRELYGITTSGTNQPVSKGKEKAVDVGEFETKARESESELVNRAAPENFAHEAADELEQTAIGARKTFSTRPTPGILPAPINRPAPPSPDSALFATLSTASDSLSETLTRLSKSLDATTSSLGKRSSSSQDEGNCFVDIKLHTEAMKDVLGVLAQVERAKRQGY; from the exons ATGCCAGCACCTGCCATGTCGCAACTAGAAAACGTTTCCGCCATT CTCGGCGAATACATGCTCAAAGGCTGGACGCTTACAGACCTTCACTGCTCAGAGTGCAGGGCGACTCCTCTCATGCGTGAACCAACTGCTATTGCCGAAAGGGACAATCGAGAAAGAATTCAATTTTGTGCGCTTTGCGATGGACGTCCAGAAGGCCGAGTCGCCGCTCCTATATTGCGACCTGTCGCTGAACCAACACCCTCATCCGCCACACCGTCGCAGACGATCAAGACTCCAGAATCTCATACCTACCCCAAAGAAGCCGCATCCGAGCCCGACCCTTCGGAATCGATATCCAACCTTTTACTCAAGGGATATTCTCTCTTAGGTGAAAACTGCCCCAACCCTTCCTGTCGAGGTATCCCTTTAGTAGGGTATCCACGAAAAGTAGATGGTTCTAAggatggaaggaagatgtGTGTGAGCTGTGAAGGAAGGTGGGTAGAGGAGAGCAACGTCCCGGCGGACTGGGTTCGCGATGCTCCCATCACTTCCACTACTGAAGCGGCCCCTTCAAGTGGATCGGTTCAAGCCGGAGAGAGCCCTAGGAGcaggaaaaggagagagCTTTACGGCATTACTACCTCAGGTACAAACCAACCGGTAAGcaaggggaaggagaaggcAGTTGACGTAGGAGAGTTTGAAACAAAGGCGAGAGAATCAGAAAGCGAATTGGTGAACCGAGCCGCTCCCGAGAACTTTGCGCATGAGGCGGCTGATGAGCTTGAACAAACTGCAATAGGAGCCAGG AAGACCTTTTCCACTAGGCCAACTCCTGGAATTCTCCCAGCCCCAATCAATCGACCCGCACCACCTAGCCCCGACTCTGCCCTCTTCGCCACTCTCTCTACCGCCTCTGACTCTCTATCCGAGACTCTCACTCGTCTTTCAAAATCCCTTGATGCCACCACAAGCTCCCTTGGCAAGCgttcatcttcatctcaAGATGAGGGAAATTGTTTTGTGGATATCAAGTTGCACACAGAAGCAATGAAGGATGTTTTGGGGGTGCTTGCGCAGGTGGAAAGGGCAAAGAGGCAGGGCTACTGA